The following is a genomic window from Armatimonadota bacterium.
GCCGGGCAGATGCCGACGTCCGGCCTGAACTTCTTGTTCAACCGGATAGACGATGCAAACGACTATATCACAAACTGGATGTTCGGCTATAAAACCGGCGCTTTAGGCTTCACATACAGCACGCGTGATGTGGGCAACGACTTCAGCCGGTTCAACGATCTCAAGGAATCCGACAGGGCACAGATGGCCGCCGAGATCGGGACAAGACGCACTCAATACGGTATGCAATACGGCGCGGGGCCGTCATCGGCGTTTACAAGCGATCTCAACATGACCCAGATCGACAGCGCGAACGGTACACTTACACAAAATTCAGCTAATCTTGACATCGGTAATGTGAAAGTCCACGCCGATGTGCGCGACATAGACCCCAAATTTACCCAAATCACGGCTCTGAACGATCAGGAGCGCACGCAGATGGCTCTCACGGCGCGCAGACAGTTTGACCCGATGGTGCAGACAAACAGCATCACCGGCACGGACAAGTCAAAAATCAACAGTGAGACGGGTTTGGACCGCGCCAATTATTCGCTCGAAGTCGCCGCAGGCGGAGTAAGCACGTGGCTTTCATATCTCGACCTGGATTCGACAAAAGGCGACCTGAGCCGGGGCGCAATAACCATGAAAGGCAAGCAGTTCAGCCTCTATCTCAACCATCACGACATAGATAAAAAGTTCGGAAAACTAAGCAGCCTTCAACCCATAGAAGTGAGCAACTTCGGCAACGAATACGGCATGTCCCGCTCAGGCGCAGGCGGCACGCTCAAGCTCGGGTTCGGTGAACTGGCTCTCAACGGCGTAAATATCAAAGATAACGACGGCGCGTCCATATCCAAGCAGAGTCTCGATTTCAAGAGCACCACTCTCAAAGTGCATGCAAACCATCAGGATATCGATCCCGACTTTGACAGAATATCCGACCTCTCGACGGTCGACAGGGCAGATATGGTCGATGGCGACAGCGGCTACAGATGGTCCGATTACTCGATAAACTTCCAGGCAACAAAGGCTCTTAACATAGACTCATACATATACGATTCGGTGAACCACACCAGCGGTATCAACCGAAACCAGAACCGCCTGTCTTTGAAGTATGCACCCGACAGCGGCAAATTGTCGTATATGATGGACATAATAGATGTAGACTACGGCAACGGGGACTTCGTCAATACCCGCTCGCTGGGGATGAGCAAAAAAGTTACCGGCAACATGGCGTTGGTAACGAAGATTGCGCACATTACCAGAGACTCCAATGACAACAACATCGCGGGCACATTAGGATTTGACTGGACGGTCAGCAGAGACCTAAGCGTCTCGGCTAATATCTCAAACGCAGGCAGCGGCGTTAACGATCTGCAGAAAGACCGCCGAATGGCTCTCAACGGCCTTATTGCCAGGCGGTTTTTATTCCTCAACGATGTCACCGTTGGAACGGGGATGAACACTACGAACCTCAAAGGCAGCCAGACAGCGTGTGACAACGCATTCAAACTGCAGACCGGTGTAATCGGCAACGGAACATTTATGATCGACAACTCGGACAAGGTCAATCGTAACACCGGCCTGTATAACAACTCTCGAATAATCAAATACGAGTCCGATGCAGACAAGCAGAAGCCTGTGCACATAAAGATGCTCAGGCAGAACGTAATTACATCCGCCACCACTTCTGTTGACAAACGCAGCTACAGCGCAGACTTACGGCTGAACAAGAATACAAGCTTCACATACAAAGACCAGCTCGCGGCGACCAACTCAAGCGGCACCATCACGACCATCGCGGAGAACGTATATAAAGTCAATCATTCACTCAGCGACAGGCTCAATATAACCGCCGATTACACGACGCAGATCAATAACACCACCAACAAGTGGGCGCATGTGATGGGCATGGGCTTCTCAGGTAAGCTCAGTAACAACGCCGACATCGAAATGTATTACGGTATATGCGATGTGGTGGGCGCTGAAGGCGCAAGCACAGGCGTCTATAAGATAAAATATAACCACAAGCTGGACGAAAACCACTATATATCACTCTCGACCCAAAAGAAGTCGGACTACGACACCACGATTGACACCGATGAAGGCAGAACTGTCGCGAGGCTGGATTTCAAGACCATCTTCCACTAAAATTTACATCACAGAGGAAGAATGACTCCATTGGTCTAACTCTATTCTATTATTTCATTTGCCGATACCTTAAAATAGATTGGAGTTGGAGTTGGAGATAGTATGTCCGGCACGATGCCCAGGCGCACAGAGCCTGATCGAAGCAATTCCTTTGCTGGCGGATCAAGGTGTAACTGCGATTGAAATGAGTGTCGAATACAAAGATTACTTTGACCATCGCGACGGCGCCGAGCTTCAAAGGTTGGTATCTGCTCTGTCCGCGTCAGGGATAAGGGTTCATTCGATACATTCCCCTTTTGGTCGAGCTTATGACATCTCAAGCCCCGATGACGAAGTCCATGAGCGAGGAGTGGACGGCTTGATTGAATCGATTGAGCTGGCTAGTTTTTTGGATGCTGATATAGTAATCGCTCATGCAAGCGACTCTTTTTCCGACAGCAGAAGTCGGCACTTCGACAGGGCGCGAGGAGTGCTGCGGGAAGTCGCGGCGGTGGCAAATGAGACGGACGTCGTGATCGCCCTGGAAAACCTTACTCCGGGATATTTGGGACACACTCCAGATGAGCTTTTTGCACTCCTAGATGGTATCGACAAAGATTCCATCTCAATATGCTTTGACAGCGGGCATGCCAACATGTCGGGCCATTTTGAAGAGTTTGCCGAAGCGCTGCTGCCATATGCCGTTGAGACTCACCTGCACGACAACGACGGGACCGGCGACCAGCACAAATTTCCAGGTGAAGGCGGCATCAACTGGCATTGGTTCGCTGCGGCATATAGAGAATCGGGCTGCGAAGCGAGTATTATGCTTGAGTGCAAACCGCCTGAAAACATGGCCTGGTGCGAAGCTTTTCAGCGATTTCGGGCGCAGTGGGGAGAATAAGGATACTGGCTCTGCACGCGGATGCGATCAGATATCGCCCCTGATCAATAAAAAGCTAAATAGTAAGCACCTGATGCTTGGTTAGAATTTCGATAATCCGAGCCATGCCGTCAACAATCCCGACAGCCATATCGTCATCAAGGCCGAAATATTCCACGCAAGTGCGGCATGATATTATCTCGACCCCACGGTTCTGAAGCGTCTTAAGATAATCGAGAGTATCAGAGTTGCTGACAGCATTCTTAACGCCGCTGTTCCACAATACTATATACTTCGGCAGTTCTTCACGGTCACCCAATATCCTGAGAAAATTGCCCAGCAGCAGATGGCCAAGCTTTTCATCAGGCGAACCCATTGACTGCGAACCGATCAGTACTACATCATTCATTGATTTCTCCTTATGCGCCGGCATGCAAACAGCTTAATCGACCACAAGTAAAACTCCTGCAAAAAAGTTGTGTGGATGCCCGATAAATCATGGCACAACTATAGTGGCACAAACAACCATCTTTTCCTCCTTCCCTCCGGGCTTCGCTGGCTAACCGACGAAGCCTCTCTTTTTGTACACTATATTGACAGCCGACCTTGGTCTTGCGTCGTCAACGACCCCATAGATTACGCTGAGATAGATGAAGCAGGCTGCGACGTGTGATCCAATCGCAAAAGAGACGCGGCATGAGGGTCCCGCGCAATATGAGCGTTGTCGGATTCGATGATGCGCCCAGCTCTCCTCTAGCGCCTCTTTTCCCTCTCGCCCCCCTCATGTATTAAAAATCCCTTTCTCAACATTGTTGCAGTGACCATGACTTTTGCCGACATCTCAGAAGATTGCTCTATTGACCGAGTCATCACACCCTTATCAATACAATATGCAGACTCCGGCGCGCTCAAAGTAATGTCCTCAGACAAAGACTGCGCCTCACGCACTGCCAGACTCGCGTGCTCTGCAAAGTCGCAAGTATTTTCGATCTCGTTTCTCACCATGGCAGCATAATCCGGCCACTTAGCCAGCGCACTGTAAAACAAATGCGGCGCTTCAATGCTTTGGAAATCTATTTCACCCAGGCACATCGGTATGTCCGAATCATCGCAATGACTGACATGATCGCTTGCAGGAGTATCGAAACAGAATTGCCGCGCGATCCAGCGCTGAGCAAGCGTAGCAAGGATGGCAAAAACCGGTTCCAAAACATAAAACACTTCCACTACATATTTGATCTGCCTGGCCTGCTCGCGGCTGTATCTGCCTGCAAGATACGACAGATGATCCGCGCAGGGCGAAATACCCATATCTATGCCATTACGAAGTCGGGCTGCAGCGTATTGAATGTGGTTGGTTTCAAACGAGAGGCTGATCGACTGCCAGAATGATTCAAGGCAGCCTTTATGTGATGCCAGTATGCGGAGAATGTCACCCGCGAAAGAGCTGCCGATCCTGCGCGTTACAACGTCAAGAACCGCTGGACTTGCATCGATTCGGCCAATGTGCCACGGCGTATACATCTTG
Proteins encoded in this region:
- a CDS encoding sugar phosphate isomerase/epimerase family protein, with the protein product MEIVCPARCPGAQSLIEAIPLLADQGVTAIEMSVEYKDYFDHRDGAELQRLVSALSASGIRVHSIHSPFGRAYDISSPDDEVHERGVDGLIESIELASFLDADIVIAHASDSFSDSRSRHFDRARGVLREVAAVANETDVVIALENLTPGYLGHTPDELFALLDGIDKDSISICFDSGHANMSGHFEEFAEALLPYAVETHLHDNDGTGDQHKFPGEGGINWHWFAAAYRESGCEASIMLECKPPENMAWCEAFQRFRAQWGE
- a CDS encoding DsrE family protein gives rise to the protein MNDVVLIGSQSMGSPDEKLGHLLLGNFLRILGDREELPKYIVLWNSGVKNAVSNSDTLDYLKTLQNRGVEIISCRTCVEYFGLDDDMAVGIVDGMARIIEILTKHQVLTI